In Sphingobacterium zeae, one genomic interval encodes:
- a CDS encoding RNA polymerase sigma-70 factor, which yields MRQNKLITDILEKKFFIIDKAGFEQIYLQYWEGMFAFCLSSIKDEEHSKEIVQDVFKSLWERRDELRLIEVERYLIRSVKLKTFEYIRNKVSRQQHLDNISNTRGEHYIDNSLIADELAKKISMLIDSLPKQCKNVFRMSREQGLTNKEIAHKLYISERAVEYHISRALKTLKTELTEYIS from the coding sequence TTGCGTCAGAATAAGCTGATCACTGATATTTTGGAAAAGAAGTTTTTTATTATAGATAAAGCAGGTTTTGAGCAAATATATCTTCAATACTGGGAAGGTATGTTTGCCTTTTGCCTGAGCAGTATCAAGGATGAAGAACACTCCAAGGAAATTGTACAGGATGTTTTCAAATCGCTATGGGAACGGCGTGATGAGCTTCGTCTCATCGAGGTTGAACGGTATCTGATCAGATCGGTAAAGCTCAAAACATTTGAATACATTCGCAATAAAGTATCCCGCCAGCAACACCTGGACAACATTTCAAATACGCGGGGAGAACATTATATAGATAATTCACTGATTGCCGACGAACTTGCTAAGAAAATATCAATGCTAATCGATAGTCTGCCCAAACAATGTAAAAATGTTTTTCGCATGAGCAGAGAACAGGGGCTCACCAACAAGGAAATTGCGCATAAACTCTACATTTCAGAAAGAGCGGTAGAATATCATATTTCACGAGCATTAAAAACATTAAAAACAGAACTAACGGAATATATATCCTAA
- a CDS encoding TonB-dependent receptor: MSKYKIVWLLFLLIISFPSHAQQLTEIKGSVINTSNEPIHGATIVLSGTKKGAKADKNGFFKISGISFGNHQVTISAVGYQTINRPITCTKGVIDLFEIQMIPDQKIMAEVEVIGRSTAGEVTRQPYNVSAIDAKKLYNTTLDIGQALNRVSGVRLRESGGVGSNMSFSINGFSGNQVKLFLDGIPMDNFGSSFQLNNIPINFAERVEVYKGVVPVWLGGDALGGAVNIVTKNDPGKYLDASYSYGSFNTHKTAVNAGYISNNGLTMTLSAFQNYSDNNYWVNVRTADFETGKYTKGRRRRFHDTYRNETMVYNIGVSNKNYADQLLFGITLGANKKEIQTGNHMDDVYGGREALGNIIQPSVKYIKKDLFVKGLDVNIFGRYNLGKERSLDTVNRRFTWSGESEPKDKNNPNAPGGENELRDYRFNNNNGNFIANLSYAINEKHHFMVNHLFTTFDRKGKDKYYPDLEINKSPRKTTKNITALGYRTSIADQWDLNVFVKNYNQKGKYFEEVKKNESYKNVETTVNKLGYGFAASYFVNTTLQLKASYEKASRLPENNELFGDAQDLSANPTLKPENSHNINIGLSYTKKWNEDNHIIIDANYTYRNATDFIRLYISPLNSNNKRESKYLNLRSVLNNGVDLNVKYFYKNRFSIGGNLTYQNILNNTKFEPGQVVESSVYKDRMPNIPYLYGNVDAAYYLHHFGGKHNTLTIGYNLQYIHAFFLDFPSLGTPAQRFIIPKQLSHDVNIVYAMASGKYNVALECNNLTDATRYDNFEMQKPSRSFNVKFRYFIRQK, encoded by the coding sequence ATGTCAAAATATAAAATAGTATGGTTATTGTTTTTACTAATCATATCCTTTCCTTCACACGCCCAACAATTAACCGAAATCAAAGGTAGTGTTATCAATACATCAAACGAACCTATTCATGGGGCAACCATTGTCCTATCTGGCACAAAGAAAGGAGCCAAAGCAGACAAAAATGGTTTTTTCAAAATAAGCGGAATTTCTTTCGGTAATCATCAGGTTACGATTTCCGCGGTCGGATATCAGACCATCAATCGGCCAATTACCTGTACGAAAGGTGTTATTGATCTATTTGAAATACAGATGATCCCGGATCAAAAAATCATGGCGGAGGTTGAAGTGATAGGTCGATCCACTGCAGGTGAAGTAACACGACAACCTTACAACGTCTCCGCAATAGATGCAAAAAAGCTTTACAATACGACTTTAGATATCGGTCAGGCACTAAATAGAGTCTCGGGCGTACGTTTGAGAGAATCTGGCGGTGTAGGATCAAATATGTCTTTTAGTATCAATGGATTTTCCGGTAATCAGGTCAAGTTATTTTTGGATGGTATTCCAATGGACAATTTTGGTTCTTCATTTCAACTGAATAATATCCCGATCAATTTTGCCGAACGTGTGGAAGTGTACAAAGGTGTTGTTCCGGTATGGCTAGGTGGCGATGCCCTAGGTGGTGCTGTGAATATTGTCACCAAAAATGACCCTGGAAAATACCTTGATGCTTCTTATTCTTATGGATCCTTTAATACACATAAAACTGCGGTAAACGCAGGATACATCTCCAATAACGGATTAACAATGACCTTGTCAGCCTTCCAAAATTATTCGGACAACAATTACTGGGTGAATGTGCGGACGGCTGATTTTGAAACCGGAAAATATACCAAAGGAAGAAGAAGGCGTTTTCATGATACCTACCGAAATGAAACCATGGTTTATAATATCGGAGTCTCCAACAAGAACTATGCAGATCAGCTTCTTTTTGGAATAACACTGGGAGCAAACAAAAAAGAAATCCAGACCGGAAACCACATGGACGATGTTTATGGTGGCAGGGAAGCCCTGGGAAATATCATCCAACCCAGTGTAAAATACATCAAAAAAGATCTATTTGTAAAGGGGCTAGATGTCAACATATTTGGTCGATACAACCTCGGTAAAGAACGCAGTCTGGATACAGTGAACAGAAGATTCACCTGGTCCGGAGAGAGTGAACCCAAAGATAAAAATAACCCTAATGCTCCAGGCGGAGAAAACGAACTACGCGATTATCGTTTCAACAATAACAATGGCAACTTCATTGCCAATCTCTCCTATGCGATCAATGAAAAACACCACTTTATGGTCAATCACCTATTCACAACGTTTGACCGCAAAGGAAAAGATAAATATTACCCAGATCTCGAAATTAACAAGTCGCCACGGAAAACCACAAAAAATATAACTGCATTAGGTTATCGTACCAGCATAGCCGATCAATGGGATTTAAATGTATTTGTAAAAAATTACAATCAAAAAGGTAAATACTTTGAAGAAGTCAAGAAAAATGAAAGCTACAAAAATGTAGAAACGACGGTCAATAAATTAGGCTATGGATTTGCGGCTTCCTACTTTGTGAATACAACCCTACAATTGAAAGCGTCCTATGAGAAAGCATCCAGATTACCTGAAAACAACGAATTATTTGGCGATGCGCAGGATCTCAGCGCAAATCCAACGCTTAAACCAGAAAATAGCCATAACATCAATATCGGCCTCTCCTACACAAAAAAATGGAATGAGGATAACCATATCATTATAGATGCTAACTATACCTATAGAAATGCAACTGATTTTATAAGACTCTACATCAGCCCACTAAACTCAAACAATAAGAGAGAAAGTAAATACCTCAATTTAAGGAGTGTACTCAATAATGGGGTCGATCTGAATGTAAAATATTTCTATAAAAATCGGTTTTCTATCGGTGGCAATCTAACCTACCAAAATATACTCAATAATACGAAGTTTGAGCCCGGTCAAGTTGTAGAGAGCAGCGTCTACAAGGATCGTATGCCTAATATACCGTATTTATATGGGAATGTGGATGCCGCCTATTATTTGCACCACTTCGGAGGTAAACACAATACATTGACGATCGGTTACAACCTCCAATATATCCATGCTTTCTTTTTGGATTTTCCAAGTTTAGGCACACCAGCACAGCGTTTCATTATCCCCAAACAACTATCCCATGATGTCAACATTGTCTATGCAATGGCTTCGGGGAAATACAATGTTGCGCTGGAATGTAATAACCTAACCGACGCAACACGATACGACAATTTCGAAATGCAGAAACCGAGTCGGTCTTTCAATGTCAAATTCAGATACTTTATACGTCAAAAATAA